From a region of the Clupea harengus chromosome 9, Ch_v2.0.2, whole genome shotgun sequence genome:
- the fxyd6 gene encoding FXYD domain-containing ion transport regulator 6, whose translation METALLFLFSFLVSVAALSEPNGQADQDGKEKKMDPFVYDYESLRIGGLAFAVVVFILGVLLILSRRCSCSFNQKAKAPGDEEAQAVNLIASKAEEAPKAET comes from the exons atggaaactgctctgctcttcctcttttcGTTCCTGGTCTCTGTAGCTG CGCTGTCTGAGCCTAACGGTCAGG CCGATCAAGATggcaaagagaaaaagatggatCCGTTTGTTTATG ATTATGAGAGCCTGAGGATTGGGGGTCTGGCGTTCGCCGTGGTGGTCTTTATTCTGGGGGTCCTTCTCATTCTGA gtcgGAGGTGCAGCTGCAGCTTCAATCAGAAGGCCAA GGCGCCCGGAGACGAGGAGGCGCAGGCTGTGAACCTCATCGCCTCCAAAG CTGAAGAGGCTCCGAAGGCTGAAACCTAA